From Scytonema millei VB511283:
ATTGCACCAACTGTCAAGGGGATACCAATCAGCGTCAGCCCGATGAGCAAATTAATAATGAGATCCCCGATATGAGGACCACCTTCGTAGTAAACTTCTTCACGAATTCCCATTAAGCACCTCGGCTGCTACCAATAACTGCTCTAATTCTTGCAGAAATTGTTTGGTTACGCACTCCCGTCGCGCTGCTGATGGTTGAACGATAACTACCAGCAACCATCCAGGTGAAATGCGCGGCAATAGACAGCGAAAGGCAACCCGCAGTTGTCGCTTAATCCGATTGCGAACGACTGCTTTTTTACTCACTTTTGTGCTGATGGAAATACCGATCCGTGTAGGCGCACCTACTTTATTATGCTTAGCTGTGGCTAGCTTTCCGTCTGCTACTGAGGTTGTGGCATTTTGCATTCGCAAAGCCCTCAAAGTCATGCAATCGCCGTTGCGCCGTATTCCAGCTCGAAATACGGCGCGAAAGTCTTCTCTACTTGAGAGCCGATTTACTTTTGATAAACCCAAATGACCAGTTATCAGTTATCAGTTATCAGTTATCAGTTATCAGTTATCAGATACCTCTGTTGGTACTTTAAACGGTTAGACGGTGACGACCTTTTCTTCTGCGCGATCGAATCACGTTTTGTCCGTCGGGGGTACGCATCCGAGCGCGAAACCCAGATGTTCTCTTTCTTTTGCGGTTAGTACCTTCCAGCGTGCGTTTCATAAATCTGCTCTCTCAGTTATTCGGAATTTTTAGCTAAAAAAGTCACAATCTGAAATTTTAGCATGAAAGCTTCGGAAATTGATGGGTACAGGCAAGGGCGATCGGGGAGAGGATAATATGACTCCTGTACGGGTGGGTTTTAATTCCTGATTTATTGCCTCAGTTGTGAATCTATTTGCTAAACCCGCCCGTACCATAACTGATAACTGTTAACTGACAACTGTTAACTGATACTAACGATCCACGTTCCCAGATAGCGCAGTAGCGGTACGTCTCCAGGTGTTTGAATCTGACAGTTAAAGTAGAAAGTACCACCAGAGCTAGGGTTTTTCACGTTCGAGAAGACCAATTCCACTCTGCTACCAGCTGGAACGGGTTCTTTAGGATAAATATCGACTTTATGATTTTCCTTATCCCAAACAACTTCTTGCAACGGCACTTTATCACCCTTGATCCGCACCTCAATCCGATCGGTGTCAAATTTACCTTTAAAATAGTCTGGGTAGGAAATAGAAAACTGCGATACTGCTAAATTCAGCTTCTTCTGTGGAATTCTCAACCGATAGCGATCCCAGCCGCTAGTTTGTCCGCCAAAGTCTAATTTGTAGGGGAGTTGATTCTCGCGCTTTACGCCGCTCCAGAGAGTAAATCCTGATGTACCCTGAGCGGATGATACAAGGGGCAACCCAGTTAGTAATAAGCCAGAAACGGCGATCGAGGCAAGTAGGCGACGCATAAAAGCTCCTTCGGACAACAATTGTAATGAGCCGCACTCCTCACAACAAGAATAGTGCGTTACTAAGTCTAATTTACTAGAACTCGCTCGATCTCTACAGACGCTGTGTGTTAGTTATTAGTTGCAGTTGTCAGGGAGTAGGAAGCAGGGAGTCGGGAGTCGGGAGTCGGGGGGAAGAGAGCTAGAGGGAGCTGAGGGAGCATTTTTAGCCACTAGCCACTAGTCACTAGTCACTGGTCACCGATCGCTCAATTACGAATTACAAATTACAAATTACGAAATATAAACTTTTTGTTATAAAAATTGAGTTGTTGAGCCACACAATTGATAGTTGTCTACGCTACAGTCATCAAGATGCCTTTTGAGCAAGTTTTATTTCATAGTTCTATCTTAAGTTCTAGACAAAACCCGAATAAAACGCAGACTAAATCGGGTGCTATTACAATTGCTTGATATGTTAAGAAAAAAGATTAAAGCAGCCTTGTCAGCAGAGGTAGTCATTCACTTTCGTCTGGCAATTCATAAAAGAAGTTAAAGAGGTAGATCTCAGCTTTGAAGCGCAACATAAGATCGAAAAAATGTGAGGATCGATCGCAAGATCTGCAATTTTTGCATTGCTATGATGTCAAAAATAGATTGCGATTGGTAAAAGAGGAGTAGGGGATTAAGTATTACTCGATCGCGAGAAAACTGCGAACAAAGTGCAAAGATTTGCGATCGCGCGAGAGGAAGAATTTAGCTGTTGTGTTAACGGAGAAGTCATGAAAATAGCGGTGGCAAAAGAAATCGAAGTTGGAGAGCGTCGGGTTGCTCTAGTACCAGATGTCGTTGCCCGATTGGTAAAACAAGGTGTAGAGGTGTGGGTAGAAGCGGGAGCTGGCGATCGCGCTTTCTTCTCGGATGCAGCCTACGAAGCCGCAGGAGCCAAGATAATTAACGATCCTGGGTATCTGTGGTGGGAAGCAGACGTGCTGTTGAAAGTAGGAGTCCCCCAAGAACGCGAAGATGGACGCTCGGAAGTGGAAATGTTGCGGGAAGGAGCTGTCCTCATCAGTTTTCTCAATCCCTTGGGAGAACCTGCGATCGCCAAGCGGCTAGCAGAACGGCGAATTTCCGCCTTTAGCATGGAGATGATCCCCCGCACGACTAGAGCGCAGAGCATGGATGCTTTGTCTTCTCAAGCCTCAATCGCGGGTTACAAAGCAGTGCTAATTGGAGCGGCAGCTTTACCCAAGTACTTTCCCATGTTAACCACAGCGGCGGGGACAATTGCCCCAGCCAAAGTATTCATAATTGGTGCGGGAGTAGCAGGATTACAGGCGATCGCCACTGCAAGACGACTGGGAGCAGTTGTAGAAGCTTTTGATATTCGTCCGGCGGTGAAAGAAGAAGTCCAAAGCTTGGGAGCCAAGTTTGTTGAAGTGCAGTTAGAAGAAGAAACTGTAGCTGCTGGCGGCTATGCAAAGGAAGTTTCGGAAATAGCAAAACAGCGCACCCAGGAAGCGATCGCGGAACACGTCAAGCTATCAGACGTAGTTGTTACCACCGCACAAGTCCCTGGTAGAAAAGCACCAATTCTCGTGACAGAAGAAATGGTAGCGCAGATGAAGCCAGGTTCGGTAATTGTCGATTTAGCCGCAGAACAAGGTGGTAACTGTGCTTGCACGGAGCCAGGAAAAGACGTACAGCGCAACGGTGTCACTATCATCGGCACGATCGATCTCCCCTCATCCGTACCCATCCACGCCAGCCAGTTGTATGCCAAAAACCTGCTGTCACTAGTGCAATTGATGATTAACAAGGAAGATAAAAGCCTTCAGCTCAACTTTGAAGACGACATCATCGATGCCGCCTGTATTACCCACGCTGGAGAAATTCGCAATTCACGGGTAAAGGAAGCCTTGGCAACACTAGTATCGATTAACGGTTAACGGTTAACGGTTAACGGTTAACGGTTAACGGTTAACTGTCAACCGTCAACAAATAGGAGAATCAATCAATGACAGAAGCTTTAATTGCCGCTTTATTCGTGTTTGTTTTGGCATCTTTTGCGGGATTTGAAGTAATTAACAAAGTTCCGCCGACACTGCACACGCCTTTGATGTCTGGTTCCAACGCAATTTCAGGGATTGCGGTTATCGGTGCTTTGCTGGTTTCTGGTCCCAAAGGATCGAATTTATCAGTGATTTTGGGCTTGATTGCCGTGATTCTAGCCACGATTAACGTTGTCGGTGGTTTTTTAGTCACCGATCGCATGTTGCAAATGTTTAAGAAAAAAGAGGTGAAAGCGTGAGCGATTTTCTGCCAACTGGGATTCAGCTGACTTATTTAGTTGCTGCCTCTTTATTTATTATTGGTTTGAAAAAACTAAGTTCGCCAGCAACAGCGCGTAACGGTAATCTGTTAGCGGCGATCGGGATGTTATTGGCGATCGTAGCAACGCTACTCGATCGGCAGGTGTTGAACTATCAAATGATTGTAGTGGCTTTGGCGATCGGTTCGGCGTTAGGTGCGATCGCGGCTTACAAAGTCCAAATGACTGAAATGCCTCAAATGGTAGGCTTGCTCAACGGTTTAGGTGGTGCTGCTTCTGCTTTAGTGGCAGTTGCGGAGTTTTGGCGACTGTTGGGAACTGCTGAACCAGTGCCGCTCGATGCCAATATCTCCATGCTGCTAGATGTCTTTATCGGTGGCATCACCTTCACGGGTAGTATGCTGGCTTTTGCCAAGCTACAAGGACTTATTAGTGGTTCCCCGATTACATTTCCCTTGCAGCAACCAATCAACGCTCTGCTGCTAATTAGTTACATCGTAGGTAGCGGCTTTTTGTTGGTCGATCCGACTAATTTACCCGTATTTTTGGGATTAGTTGCTGTTTCCCTGGTTCTAGGGGTTATGTTCGTCGTCCCCATTGGTGGTGGCGATATGCCTGTGGTGATTTCGCTGTTGAACTCCTTTTCTGGTTTAGCAGCAGGTGCGGCTGGTTTCGTAGTCATGAACAACGTGCTGATCATTTCTGGTGCTTTGGTAGGCGCTTCGGGATTGATCCTGACGGAGATCATGTGTAAAGCGATGAACCGCTCCCTGATTAGCGTCCTATTTGGTGCTTTTGGTGGCGGTGGCTCGGCTAGTGGTGCTGGTGGTGCAGCCGCTGGCGATCAAACTACCCGTTCTGTAGATGCTGAAGAAGCCGCAATGATGTTGGGTTATGCTCGTTCTGTAGTGATCGTTCCTGGTTACGGGATGGCAGTAGCCCAAGCACAGCACACCGTTCGGGAGCTTGCCGATCAACTAGACAGATTGGGTGTAGAAGTCAAATATGCCATTCATCCTGTAGCGGGACGGATGCCGGGACACATGAACGTGTTGTTGGCAGAAGCAAACGTGCCGTACACGCAGTTGTACGACATGGATGATATCAATCCTCAGTTCGATCAAACTGATGTGGCTTTGGTGATTGGCGCAAACGATGTTGTCAATCCTGCTGCACGACACGATACTGCAAGTCCGATTTATGGAATGCCGATCTTAGAAGTAGACAGGGCAAAGCATACAATCGTGATTAAGCGAGGCATGAGTACGGGTTTTGCAGGGGTAGACAACGAGTTGTTCTACAAAGACAAAACCATGATGTTCTTTGGTAGCGCTAAAGATGCCGTAGCGAAGTTAGTATCGGAAGTGAAGCATCTGTAAAAATTTTAGATTTGGTTTTGGGTTTCCAGCTCTACGGTAGTAATTCTCGATCGCGTGTATGACAGGTAGGGGCGCACGGCTGTGCGCCCCTACAGTTTGTGTATTTCTAGATTTATGGAGAATGCATCAGATTATTGTCAGCGAGTTTTAGTTTGTCAAAACCGTACTTGTCGCAAGCAAGGTGCGCGTAAGGTGCTAGCAGCATTTCAAGCGCAGTTAGTGCCAGGGGTGGAAGTTGTCAGTAGTGCTTGCTTGGGACAATGCGGTATGGGACCGATGGTATTAGTCTTACCAGAAGAGGTTTGGTATTGCGGGGTACGTGCTGATGAAGTTTTGGCGATCGCTCAACGCCACCTTAGAGAGGGGAAACCCGTCACGACTATGCTGTACAAAAAGTTTCATCATTAGAAGTCAATCACATGCATCAACTCCCCAATCGCAAACCCGTCAGTGTTTGGAATTATAAACCTTGGTGGTGTCAGCCTTGGTCAATTTTCCTTAGAGGGTGTTTGAAAAGTGGGTTGGGTAGTAAAAAAGCTCACTCGGTGTAAGCTGCGAATAACTAGTACACAGCACCGAGAGAGCGACATGAGNNNNNNNNNNNNNNNNNNNNNNNNNNNNNNNNNNNNNNNNNNNNNNNNNNNNNNNNNNNNNNNNNNNNNNNNNNNNNNNNNNNNNNNNNNNNNNNNNNNNNNNNNNNNNNNNNNNNNNNNNNNNNNCCCAATATGAATTTCTGAGTGACATGATTCCAGAGCCTAAACTAGGTGGTCGTCCCCGTACAGTCAATATGTGGGAGATTTTCAACGCAATTTTCTATGTGTTGTGCGAAGGGGTACAATGGCGAGCACTACCGAGTGACTTTCCAGCATGGCAGACTGTATACACTTATTTCCGTAACTGGCGCATTGATGGGACATGGTTGAAGCTTCACGACAGCCTGCGAGAGTGGTTCAGAATCGAGCAGCAGCGTCATCCCAGTCCATCAGAAGCGATTATCGATAGCCAAAGTGTGAAAAGCACCGCGATGGTACATGAAGCGGTGGGCTATGATGCGGGCAAACAAATCAAAGGACGCAAGCGGTTTATGAGTGTCGATACTTTGGGGTTAGTATTGCGGGTATTGGTCACAGCCGCCAGTGTTGGAGAACGAGAGGGAGGTAAACAAGTACTCCAGAAGGTAAAACAGATGGGTAAAAAGGTGTCCCGTTTGACAACCATTTGGGTCGATGGCGGCTTTGACGGTACATCGTTCATGATGTGGGTGATGGACTTCTGCCGTTGGATTGTGCAAGTGGTGCTGCGACCAGAACAAACTAAGGGTTTCGTGTTGCTCAAAAAACGTTGGGTGGTGGAGCGCACTTTCGGCTGGCTAATGGGGTGTCGGCGATTAGTCAGAGACTATGAATTATTGCCCCAAACCTCCGAGACTTTTATCTACCTTGCCATGATCCGTATCATGGTTAGGCGGCTGGCATAAAATCTCACCCTTCAAAACTTTTCAAACATCCTCTNNNNNNNNNNNNNNNNNNNNNNNNNNNNNNNNNNNNNNNNNNNNNNNNNNNNNNNNNNNNNNNNNNNNNNNNNNNNNNNNNNNNNNNNNNNNNNNNNNNNNNNNNNNNNNNNNNNNNNNNNNNNNNNNNNNNNNNNNNNNNNNNNNNNNNNNNNNNNNNNNNNNNNNNNNNNNNNNNNNNNNNNNNNNNNNNNNNNNNNNCAAACCTCCGAGACTTTTATCTACCTTGCCATGATCCGTATCATGGTTAGGCGGCTGGCATAAAATCTCACCCTTCAAAACTTTTCAAACATCCTCTTACAGGTGTAACGCTCATTAGCGGTAGTTGGTTGTTACTAAAAACTTGGTGGCTGACGATTCTCGTTGCCATACCCGTACTCACCTGGATGACTTTTTTTCTCTTCATTTACCCTAGATTAGTCATACAAAATGGTATTTTGGACGCATTGCCACCTAACGACGAATAGATCTGCGATCGCGGTGGCAAGCGATCGAACAAAAACACTGACGCTGCGTCAAGTTAGCATGGGAGCAATCTTGCCATCCCTGGCAAACTGTATATGGAACAAACGCATCTGGATTGGTTAATCGAGCTGATCGAGCGGGAATTACTGCCTGGATTACAGATTGACAGCATCGAACCCCACAACCCTGTAGTCGTTGGCAAAGTTCCTTCCCCTTGGCAATTACTGGGAGCGGGGAATTATGCCGCAGTATTCTATCACCCCAACCAGCCAGATCGAGTCGTGAAAGTCTATGCGCCCAATCGTCCAGGTTGGACGGAGGAAGTCGAAGTTTACCAGCGTTTGGGTTCCCATCCTGCTTTTTCTGAATGTTTATATGCTGAGGAAGGCTGGCTAATCATGAAGCGGTTGTATGGTATGACTCTATACGACTGTATGCACCAGGGAATACCAATTCCAAAACAAGTCATTAGAGACATTGACGCAGCTTTAGATTACGCCCGCAAGCGCGAACTGCATCCTCACGATGTCCACGGTCGGAATATTATGATGTGGGAAGGCAGGGGATTTGTGGTAGATGTTTCTGATTTCTTGCACGAAGAGGCTTGCTCGGCATGGCAAGATTTGAAAAAAGCTTACTACTGGTTGTATCTCCCGATTCTTTACCCACTGCGGCTGCGAATGCCTTATTTTGTTTTAAATATTGTGCGCAAGTTCTATCGTTTTTATCGACGCTTGTGATTGGTTAATGGTTAATAGTCAATAGTCATAAACCACGCACTACTAACTGCTCGCTATCGTTAGTCATATAGTTTTGAATTATGTCAAATCCCCTCCGTCGTTTAAAATTCTTACCGTGGCGATCGCTATTCCTGCTTTCTTGCCTTGTAACTCTGATTGTTGTCGTTATAGATTTCTTTTTTATCGCTGGCTCTAACTTCTCGCCAGCGCTGGCACGGGCGATCGACCTTATGTATGGTGGTAGCCTGGGTGTATTGGTACAATTTGCTGGCGTTGTCGGGGTGGGAGCTTTAGCAGTTTACTTACTAGAAAAATTTTTCGCCAATATTACCGTTAATACTGGCGTGCTGTGGGCTTTGGTATTTTGTTTGACTCTGTGTTTGCTAGTGAGATCGTTCCTACCCATTCCCGAAAGACTAGTCAGCATATACAACAATGAAATGCAGCTCATCGCTATTGTCATTGGGGTATTTTGGAAAGGTCGTCCTTATTGGCGATAGAAATTCGCGACTGTAGGAGGGAAAGCAGTGAAGGTAGGATTTCTCGGGACTGGGTTGATGGGACTGCCGATGGCACAAAGGTTGTTAGCTGCCAACATAGAGCTAGTTGCCTACAATCGTACCCCAGAAAAATTAGCTCCGCTCAAATCGGCTGGCGTGGCGATCGCAACTCGTCCAGATGAGGTTTTAGTTACCTGCGAGTGTATCATTTTGATGCTGACTGACGCTAGTGCGATTCGAGATGTCCTGCTATCTCCAACAGCACAGCAACACTTGGCGGGACGCACCATCATTCAAATGGGAACTATTACCCCCACCGATAGCAAAGAAATTCAGCAACAAGTCACTGCTGCTGGAGGCGATTATCTCGAAGCACCTGTACTAGGAAGCATTCCCGAAGCACAAGCTGGAAAATTGATCGTGATGGTGGGGAGTTCGCCAGCACAGTTTCAGCAGTGGTTGAGTTTGCTACAAAACTTTGGTTTGGAACCGTTGCATATCGGTGATGTCGGGAGTGCGGCGGCTGTGAAACTAGCACTCAATCAACTCATAGCTTCTCTCACGAGTGCCTTTGCCTTAAGCTTAAGTTTAATTCAGCGTCAGGGGATCGAGCCGGAAGCTTTCATGCAAATCCTCCGCCAAAGCGCTCTTTACGCCCCGACATTTGATAAAAAACTACAGCGAATGCTCGATCGCAATTACGACAATCCCAATTTTCCCACCAAACATTTACTCAAAGATACCAATTTATTTCTTTCCGAAGCGCGATCGCAGGGACTCAATACAAATCATTTAGAAGGAGTCCGCCAAATTTTAGAAATTGCCATCGATCGAGGCTTAGCCGATACAGATTATTCCGCTTTATATGAGGCGATCGCATCATCAGATAATTCTTAATTAATCGCTCCATTAACGTGTTGTTGGGTACGGCGGCTACAGTTTTTCCAGAGCTTTTAGTAGAAGATCTGCTGGTGCATTTGCTAGCTCTCTTGGTTCTAGTTTATGCAGTCCATCTCCGTAAACCCGACCTTCATGGATTAAGTTTTGTATGGGAATTGAATTCAAGGCTTTCCAAACAGAATTTCTCAATTCAAAATTAGTTGATATTAAAGTTTCTAATTGCATTTTTGGATACATCATAAGATAAACATTAGGCGCAATTGCTTTAGAATGATTCAAAATAAATCGAAAAGGTCTGCTATTTCTAGATTTATGCCGTCCCATATACGGACACAAAAACATTGTAGGATGCCTGATTTCTTGCAAGTACCATAACGATCGATGCTTACATAAATAACGAGCTGATATTCCGATTTTTTCACCTTGTTGGAGATAATTCCAAACCAAAGGATATTTAACTTGAAAATATTCCATTGGCTGTTTACAATTTAGCACAAAAAGTTTGCGTTCAAGTCTCGGATTTCCTTGCTCATCTGAAAGTATTTCATCATCTAGCAAGTATCGAGGGCTAGGAAGAATAGGAGTTAAAAACTCAAATGGAATGCTAAGTTCGTTAACTCGATCGGGCGTGAGAATAAAGAAGTTATTAGCTCCAGTAGCGATTCCTCGCTTAATTTCAAACAACTCAGATAACTTAGCTCCAGAGTGAATGTTGTTCTTTTGAGTTGGTGAAATTGAAGTACGATTCCATTTCGATATTTCTTTCAGTACTCTCGATGAGATGGTTTCTGAACAACTTGGGCGACTGATACTTTCTCCATAAGT
This genomic window contains:
- a CDS encoding Re/Si-specific NAD(P)(+) transhydrogenase subunit alpha translates to MKIAVAKEIEVGERRVALVPDVVARLVKQGVEVWVEAGAGDRAFFSDAAYEAAGAKIINDPGYLWWEADVLLKVGVPQEREDGRSEVEMLREGAVLISFLNPLGEPAIAKRLAERRISAFSMEMIPRTTRAQSMDALSSQASIAGYKAVLIGAAALPKYFPMLTTAAGTIAPAKVFIIGAGVAGLQAIATARRLGAVVEAFDIRPAVKEEVQSLGAKFVEVQLEEETVAAGGYAKEVSEIAKQRTQEAIAEHVKLSDVVVTTAQVPGRKAPILVTEEMVAQMKPGSVIVDLAAEQGGNCACTEPGKDVQRNGVTIIGTIDLPSSVPIHASQLYAKNLLSLVQLMINKEDKSLQLNFEDDIIDAACITHAGEIRNSRVKEALATLVSING
- the rnpA gene encoding ribonuclease P protein component, producing MGLSKVNRLSSREDFRAVFRAGIRRNGDCMTLRALRMQNATTSVADGKLATAKHNKVGAPTRIGISISTKVSKKAVVRNRIKRQLRVAFRCLLPRISPGWLLVVIVQPSAARRECVTKQFLQELEQLLVAAEVLNGNS
- a CDS encoding serine/threonine protein kinase, producing the protein MEQTHLDWLIELIERELLPGLQIDSIEPHNPVVVGKVPSPWQLLGAGNYAAVFYHPNQPDRVVKVYAPNRPGWTEEVEVYQRLGSHPAFSECLYAEEGWLIMKRLYGMTLYDCMHQGIPIPKQVIRDIDAALDYARKRELHPHDVHGRNIMMWEGRGFVVDVSDFLHEEACSAWQDLKKAYYWLYLPILYPLRLRMPYFVLNIVRKFYRFYRRL
- a CDS encoding NAD(P)-dependent oxidoreductase produces the protein MKVGFLGTGLMGLPMAQRLLAANIELVAYNRTPEKLAPLKSAGVAIATRPDEVLVTCECIILMLTDASAIRDVLLSPTAQQHLAGRTIIQMGTITPTDSKEIQQQVTAAGGDYLEAPVLGSIPEAQAGKLIVMVGSSPAQFQQWLSLLQNFGLEPLHIGDVGSAAAVKLALNQLIASLTSAFALSLSLIQRQGIEPEAFMQILRQSALYAPTFDKKLQRMLDRNYDNPNFPTKHLLKDTNLFLSEARSQGLNTNHLEGVRQILEIAIDRGLADTDYSALYEAIASSDNS
- a CDS encoding (2Fe-2S) ferredoxin domain-containing protein, whose amino-acid sequence is MENASDYCQRVLVCQNRTCRKQGARKVLAAFQAQLVPGVEVVSSACLGQCGMGPMVLVLPEEVWYCGVRADEVLAIAQRHLREGKPVTTMLYKKFHH
- a CDS encoding Eco57I restriction-modification methylase domain-containing protein, with the protein product MTLQNLDCEQSNSIDLTEAKRVVEQIQLDASKNSVERNRLGQFATPNSLAIEVLKYSKTLLPASEEIHFLDPAIGNGSFYSALLQSFPSEQIKSTVGYEIDRGYAEVALKLWDKTSLTLNIADFTESVPPQNEKFRSNLLICNPPYVRHHHLSSDKKISLKRLGIKTTGIELSGLAGLYCYFILAAHGWMARNGLACWIIPSEFMDVNYGEKLKQYLLERVTLLRVHRFAPENLQFTDVLVSTSVIWFRNTKPNHDYFVEFTYGESISRPSCSETISSRVLKEISKWNRTSISPTQKNNIHSGAKLSELFEIKRGIATGANNFFILTPDRVNELSIPFEFLTPILPSPRYLLDDEILSDEQGNPRLERKLFVLNCKQPMEYFQVKYPLVWNYLQQGEKIGISARYLCKHRSLWYLQEIRHPTMFLCPYMGRHKSRNSRPFRFILNHSKAIAPNVYLMMYPKMQLETLISTNFELRNSVWKALNSIPIQNLIHEGRVYGDGLHKLEPRELANAPADLLLKALEKL
- the rpmH gene encoding 50S ribosomal protein L34, which produces MKRTLEGTNRKRKRTSGFRARMRTPDGQNVIRSRRRKGRHRLTV
- a CDS encoding DUF6737 family protein gives rise to the protein MHQLPNRKPVSVWNYKPWWCQPWSIFLRGCLKSGLGSKKAHSV
- a CDS encoding NAD(P) transhydrogenase subunit alpha; amino-acid sequence: MTEALIAALFVFVLASFAGFEVINKVPPTLHTPLMSGSNAISGIAVIGALLVSGPKGSNLSVILGLIAVILATINVVGGFLVTDRMLQMFKKKEVKA
- a CDS encoding IS5 family transposase — protein: QYEFLSDMIPEPKLGGRPRTVNMWEIFNAIFYVLCEGVQWRALPSDFPAWQTVYTYFRNWRIDGTWLKLHDSLREWFRIEQQRHPSPSEAIIDSQSVKSTAMVHEAVGYDAGKQIKGRKRFMSVDTLGLVLRVLVTAASVGEREGGKQVLQKVKQMGKKVSRLTTIWVDGGFDGTSFMMWVMDFCRWIVQVVLRPEQTKGFVLLKKRWVVERTFGWLMGCRRLVRDYELLPQTSETFIYLAMIRIMVRRLA
- a CDS encoding NAD(P)(+) transhydrogenase (Re/Si-specific) subunit beta, with the protein product MSDFLPTGIQLTYLVAASLFIIGLKKLSSPATARNGNLLAAIGMLLAIVATLLDRQVLNYQMIVVALAIGSALGAIAAYKVQMTEMPQMVGLLNGLGGAASALVAVAEFWRLLGTAEPVPLDANISMLLDVFIGGITFTGSMLAFAKLQGLISGSPITFPLQQPINALLLISYIVGSGFLLVDPTNLPVFLGLVAVSLVLGVMFVVPIGGGDMPVVISLLNSFSGLAAGAAGFVVMNNVLIISGALVGASGLILTEIMCKAMNRSLISVLFGAFGGGGSASGAGGAAAGDQTTRSVDAEEAAMMLGYARSVVIVPGYGMAVAQAQHTVRELADQLDRLGVEVKYAIHPVAGRMPGHMNVLLAEANVPYTQLYDMDDINPQFDQTDVALVIGANDVVNPAARHDTASPIYGMPILEVDRAKHTIVIKRGMSTGFAGVDNELFYKDKTMMFFGSAKDAVAKLVSEVKHL
- a CDS encoding DUF2808 domain-containing protein; this encodes MRRLLASIAVSGLLLTGLPLVSSAQGTSGFTLWSGVKRENQLPYKLDFGGQTSGWDRYRLRIPQKKLNLAVSQFSISYPDYFKGKFDTDRIEVRIKGDKVPLQEVVWDKENHKVDIYPKEPVPAGSRVELVFSNVKNPSSGGTFYFNCQIQTPGDVPLLRYLGTWIVSIS